A single genomic interval of uncultured Sphaerochaeta sp. harbors:
- a CDS encoding serine hydrolase, with translation MIASTITEPTALTRLFTDGPASIKYTKQFEAAVPPSSMQQLISQLTDQLGTFMRVDGHKNPYTIVLEHGTITAYISLDGQGKVAGLQFTEIIDTRGTLADAVKKITSLDGESSVLIRRNGEILVDHQADMPLAVGSSFKLGILAALLDAVEEERLRWDQSVPLRSSQKSLPTGILQDWPDGTQVTIETLAALMISQSDNTATDMLLSQVGRPSVEKYLPHSIPVLSTGDMFRLKNPENEDILKQYRKASLALKRTLLTVLPHRNLPEASLFSGDPVALDIEWFMTASELADLIERLQHLDLMTINAGLATKEKWQRVAYKGGSEPGVLNLTTFLIDEEGNQYTVVVTVNNAKKALDEAKIMETYQAMLNYL, from the coding sequence GTGATTGCCAGTACTATAACTGAACCCACTGCTCTTACTCGTTTGTTTACGGATGGTCCTGCCAGTATCAAATACACAAAACAATTCGAGGCAGCAGTACCTCCCTCCTCCATGCAACAGCTTATCAGCCAATTAACTGATCAACTGGGTACTTTCATGAGGGTGGATGGACATAAGAATCCGTATACCATTGTTCTTGAACATGGAACAATTACTGCATATATCAGCCTAGATGGACAGGGAAAGGTTGCAGGTCTCCAATTTACTGAGATTATCGATACACGTGGAACCCTCGCCGATGCCGTGAAGAAGATAACCTCCTTGGATGGAGAAAGTTCCGTGTTGATCCGTAGGAATGGAGAAATTCTCGTGGACCACCAAGCGGATATGCCTCTTGCAGTAGGCTCTTCTTTCAAGCTTGGTATTCTGGCAGCCCTCCTGGATGCCGTAGAAGAGGAGAGACTACGATGGGACCAGAGTGTACCGTTGCGTTCTTCACAGAAGAGTCTCCCCACCGGTATTCTTCAGGATTGGCCTGATGGTACCCAAGTAACCATTGAGACGCTTGCTGCACTTATGATCTCCCAGAGTGACAACACAGCCACTGATATGTTGCTTTCTCAGGTAGGCCGACCAAGCGTAGAGAAGTATCTCCCTCATAGTATCCCTGTCCTTTCTACTGGAGATATGTTTCGGCTTAAAAACCCAGAGAACGAGGACATCCTTAAACAGTATCGGAAAGCTTCCCTAGCTCTTAAAAGAACGTTGCTTACAGTTCTCCCACACAGAAACCTCCCTGAAGCAAGTCTCTTCTCGGGGGACCCTGTTGCCCTTGATATAGAGTGGTTCATGACAGCATCGGAGCTTGCTGATTTGATCGAACGACTCCAGCATCTGGATCTGATGACCATAAACGCAGGCTTGGCAACCAAGGAGAAGTGGCAGCGTGTTGCCTATAAGGGAGGCAGTGAGCCGGGTGTGCTTAATCTCACCACGTTCCTTATTGATGAAGAGGGAAACCAGTATACGGTAGTGGTAACGGTAAACAACGCAAAGAAAGCTCTGGATGAGGCAAAGATCATGGAGACCTATCAGGCAATGCTGAA